ATAGAGATTCGCGTTCATTGGCTACCGTTTACTGTTTACACTGGTGGTAGCTCACTGAAAATGGCCTTTTCTTCCACTACTACAGTACATTTGAGGACAAAGTCTAAAAGAGTGTAGCAGCTCGTCTGTAATGTTAACAGTTAGGAGTACAGTGTATTTGTCCAGCTATAGTCTTTCTCACTTCTGTCACAGTGAGTCAGCAGCATGAAACCGGCTAACACATTTAGCTGCTGTTCTACAAATCACATGAGGCATGATCCTTGTGTCGGAAGCATAGCCTCTTCTGCTAAAATCACACAAGCTGTTCAAAGGCCGGCGGGACACAGGACGCTTACCGATAGCATGTAAAATGTCAATGGACGCATTCCGATCCGTGCTGAGCAGCGACTGTGCTCTCTGAAACTCTACCGCCGCAGCCGCCATCTTACCAATTCACCAATTGCCTGATTCACATAACAATCATCATCACACACGCTACCGGAAGCGCAGCTGAGGCACGCTGGGAGATTGAGTCCACGGAGACAGTAGGCTGTAGGCGCTTGGTTTGCGTTTAGCTAAAAATATTTCTCACTCAGACACAGTCACCTCGAAAATTCTTCAAACGTAATTTCGAAACCAGTAATACCATATCCCTGATAGCACAAGTATCACGGAGATGTCTATTTGATGTATTCACTGCAAAACATTTTTCTCCTCTGCAATATgtctataggacgtttcctatcagatgtcaaacagacgttttgaaaaagaaaagtctttaagatgtttatgatttagatttTTGATGTTTCTGATGTTTGTATTCAGCAGATGTTTTCCAGATGaagcgatctttaacagacatatTGCAGACGTAGGCTACATGTGCTATCTACGTCTTGAAATCTAAAAAATACTCATaatgaaatacaattaaaatagttGTAACTGATCTGGAGGTGTTAGTTTTTAATCAAATTAGTTTTAGAATAATTTTGTTCTGTAATGTAAACATGGACCATGTAACATTGCTGTGAATTCTAAACAGACCTGTCATTCTTGATTTGTAAAGAAAgtttacaaaagatttaaaaaataaactgaaccAAGTATTGACACAAAATGTGTCCTATcgattgtaaaaaatattttgacgtTTAATGCAAACTGTCTTAAATGCTGTAAGTGACTGAATTTTGGAGAATTTACTTGCATCATGCCATATATGTagcctgacagacagacagacagacagacagacagatagacagacagagagacagacagagagacagatagagagacagatagagagacagatagatagatagatagatagatagatagatagatagatagatagatagatagatagatagatagatagatagatagatagatagatagatagatagatagatagatagatagatagatagatagatagatagatagatagatagatagatagatagatagatacaacccgaattccggaaaagttgggacgtttttttaaattttaataaaatgaaaactaaaagactttcaaatcacatgagccaatattttattcacaatagaacatagataacatagcaaatgtttaaactgagaaagtttacaattttatgcacaaaatgagctcatttcaattttgatttctgctacaggtctcaaaatagttgggacggggcatgtttaccatggtgtagcatctccttttcttttcaaaacagtttgaagacgtctgggcattgaggctatgagttgctggagttttgctgttggaatttggtcccattcttgccttatatagatttccagctgctgaagagttcgtggtcgtctttgacgtatttttcgtttaatgatgcgccaaatgttctctataggtgaaagatctggactgcaggcaggccaggttagcacccggactcttctacgacgaagccatgctgttgttatagctgcagtatgtggttttgcattgtcctgctgaaataaacaaggccttccctgaaatagacgttgtttggagggaagcatatgttgctctaaaacctttatatacctttcagcattcacagagccttccaaaacatgcaagctgcccataccgtatgcacttatgcaccctcataccatcagagatgctggcttttaaactgaacgctgataacatgctggaaggtctccctcctctttagcccggaggacacggcgtccgtgatttccaacaagaatgtcaaatttggactcgtctgaccataaaacactattccactttgaaatagtccattttaaatgagccttggcccacaggacacgacggcgcttctggaccatgttcacatatggcttcctttttgcatgatagagctttagttggcatctgctgatggcacggcggattgtgtttaccgacagtggtttctgaaagtattcctgggcccatttattaatgtcattgacacaatcatgccgatgagtgatgcagtgtcgtctgagagcccgaagaccacgggcatccaataaaggtctccggccttgtcccttacgcacagagatttctccagtttctctgaatcttttgatgatgttatgcactgtagatgatgagatttgcaaagcctttgcaatttgacgttgaggcacattgtttttaaagttttccacaatttttttacgcagtctttcacagattggagagcctctgcccatctttacttctgagagactctgcttctcttagacaaagcttttatagctaatcatgttacagacctgatatcagttaacttaattaatcactagatgttctcccagctgaatcttttcaaaactgcttgcttttttagccatttgttgcccccgtgccaacttttttgagacctgtagcaggcattaaattttaaatgagctaattaagtggataaaagtgtaagatttctcagtttaaacatttgctacgttatctatgttctattgtgaataaaatattggctcatgtgatttgaaagtcttttagttttcattttattaaaatttaaaaaacgtcccaacttttccggaattcgggttgtagatagatagatagatagatagatagatagtcctgattttttttcagtcagtatctttatatatatttatcagtctgtcttttcttcattttcagACAGCGCCTAAATTTAATCTGAAGTACTGTTTCATCAATGACTTCAGGATGAGATAAGCTTAAAATATGAACTTAAAAGGATGTAACACACTCAGATGGGTCGCCATTAAAACCAACTGATTAAAAAACTGTTGCTTACTATTAAAAGGTCAGAGCAGGATGATTGGATCAGCagaagagactgagagagagtgtgggtgggtgagtgagagagagagatccgaGGGGGTGCCCATTCATGTCACTGCGCCAGTGGTCTTCAAAGCCTTGGCGACATTACTGCACATCAGGATTTAATTTAATCAGTCTCGAGCGTTGTGTGAGAGATTTTTACACTCTGTGGGTTTTGATTAATTAATCTGTGTCAACAGCTGGCACGCCATGTAAAAACAGGGCGTCTAAAGTCAAACGTCCACCTTTCATGTTCAAGCTCAGGAGGTGCTATAACAGATGCTGGGGCTGTGGAGAGCGATGTCAGCGCACACATGACGGACAGCATGGACAGATAACCAGAGGGAGCTCAGCCAAGTTCCCACCCATCTGAGACTCAGCATCTCCATAAGAGAGCACCAATGCGTCCACCCCCCGAAAAATAATGAACGCAATTCATCGACTTCACTAAGGGATTAGTCTttagacctttatttttaagaattttcaGTTACATTCAAGCGTAGCGTGTTCATACGCCTGCGCAGTTCAGCAAGGATATCACAGACGGGCAGATGTGTAACAGAGCCGAGATTCATTGTGATGAAAGAGAAAAACAACCGAATTGCCATGTATTGAGGGTTTCCGTGGGAAGACGTGGCGTTCATCTGGGAAGAAACATTAGCAACCGAAGAATCCTGATCATCTTGCAGAGCTGCTTTACGCAGAAGCATTATTTCATTGCCGACGTCCCATTTTCAGCACCTTGGACAACGACGAGCACGCTTCACAGTGCGAGGGAGAAAAGGGTAATCGAagaatatttctatatttacCAGATCTTCTTCTTCTATATCTACATTTATCAGCACGAGGGAGATTAGTAGGCTAAATAACCAATATTTTCTATGTAGCCTATAACCCATTTATgcttgttttgaatcaaattatcTTCATTTCAAAAACGCCTTTAAAGGGGTTGCTCTTAAATAGTTCGCAAAATGTGAAAATCTCAAATGTACCGTCAAAACGAGCCCGTCGTTATAAAgatgatatcttgatttacaaCAGCTCGTTTTGTCTGAAGCGTGATGTTCTCATTTCCTCGCGTTGACCCGCTAAAAATATTGAAGATCTCGATCAATTATGAGTTCATAAACGTGTTaaaactcaaaatgaatactttttCAGTCAGCTAACAATTTCTAATTCGTACTTAGATGGATTTTTCATACGAATAGATATCAATTTGGGAATGAATGTGTTTACATTCTTGCCTTCCATTTTGAAGCTAAGATGGATGCTTTCGCATATTCTGCTTAATCTCACGGTGAATAGCAAACCAGAGGTTCAGTTCAGTaggaaaaaaaagatacatttatcTGTATGTCTCAAAATATAATtgtaagatttttacatttggttttctatacacacttatatatatatatatatatatatatatatatatatatatatatatatatatatatatatacagttcttCTACATTTTGCACGTGTGTGTATGGCGGTATCacatccatatttatttattttatggacaGATTCTGTATCTAAAGACCCTGTGATAATCAAGGCAACATGGGAACTGTGCTCTCAGTGTCCCCAAGCTATCGAAAGGCAGGGCTGTTTGATGAAATACCACCCCCACTGGCACATTATACAGCTGTGCAGAACAGTAAAAACGCCAAGGACAAGGGCCTGAAACGGCAATCACTCATCAATGTCCTGCCATGGAAGCGTATTGTGGCAGCTTCGGCCAAGAGAAAAGGTTCTAAGAAGCTGGCCTCTGGGGACAGTCAAGATGAAGAGAGCGTGGGCACCCTTAACAGCCAAAATCTGAAGAAGTCCCAGTCCTGTGCCAACCTCTCCAGCTTTGCCCAGGACCCGGCCGTGAGCTCCATTCCCACATCGAAAACCACCACCAATGTGGCCTCCACTGTGAAGAGGACCTCCATCACCGGATCAGTGGGCCAAGCGACCAATGCGGGCACACCCAAAAGAGTAATCGTTCAGGCTTCCACCAGCGAGCTCCTGAGAAGCCTGGGCGAGTTCCTGTGCCGACGCTGCTACCGACTGAAGCGCCTCTCCCCAGCTGACCCTGTTCTGTGGCTACGCAGCGTGGACAGGTCCCTTCTGCTGCAGGGCTGGCAGGACCAGGGCTTCATCACCCCGGCTAACGTGGTCTTCCTCTACATGCTCTGCCGTGAGGTCATTTCGGGCGAGGTGTCCAGTGAGCGTGAGCTTCAGGCCGAGCTGCTCACTTGCCTCTACTTGTCCTACTCCTACATGGGAAACGAGATTTCATACCCGCTCAAGCCCTTCCTGGTGGAGACGGATAAGGATGCCTTCTGGAATCGCAGTCTGGCGATCATCAACCGCATGAGTACCAAAATGCTCCAGCTTAACTCTGACCCGCACTACTTCACACAGGTTTTTGCTGACCTGAAAAATGAAAGTCAAAAGGAGGAGGAGAGCAAGCTGCTTATAGGCCTGGATCGATAAGTAAGGCGCCTGtgcataaacagaaaaaaaatgtgcataagTTTGTgcacaaaattgtatttttattagtattaaaaaCTTCTGATAGTTTTGAAGCTTATTTGTAGCAATGAATGCCACTAGATTGGCCATtctaaggaatagttcacctacaattaatttattttttactcatctttaggccatccaagatgagacTCTGAGATTCTGAGAAAttgagcattacatcacttgctcaccaatggttcctctgcagtgaatgggttccgttggaatgagagttcaaacagctgataaaaacatcatagttATCCATATATAGTTGTGTAATCCACAAGACtcaagtccatcagttaatgtcttgtgaagtgaaaagctgtgtgtttgtaataaaaaaactCACCATTAAGACTTTAATCTAAAATACGAATCTTCTATCCATATATTATTGCTATCTCCAGTGATCAGAAGAGAAATCAGGAGAGAAACATGCACAATTAAAGCACCATTTACATGTGAAATGCCATTCTAAACAAAGATGTTGGTGGTTTTTGATATTAATGGACAATGGGGGATAGactttttcaccggaggaagctttattatgtattatggacTGCCAGtttggccagaagcaacattttaaagttaaaatggctTAATAATAAATTTGTATCATAAAACATTCAGCTTCTCTTCACAATGCATTTATTGaaggactggagtcatgtggataattgtgatgttttatcagctgtttggaataatggtggcacccattcactgcagagtatatatatatatatatatatatatatatatatatatatatatatattggtgagcaagtgatgtaatgctgaatttctccacaaactcatcaacatcacggatggcctgagggtgggtagtaaatgttcagcaaatttgcatttttgagtaaactattcctttaagatctgACCAAGATTCAGGACAACACCTTCCTAAACAACAAGGTGTTCATTGACTGGTCTTGAGGCGTTCCTGAAGTCAACGAATCAACTGCAGGATATACCGACCGTGCAGCATGTTGACCTTTCCAAGTGATTCCATCCATACAAAAACATGAGCAGCAGTCTTTATGACTCCCAATAAAAAAAAGCTTCTTGACTCCCCAAAGTGACTGATCAGCATTAATTGAAAAGCACAGCTTGTGCTGTATTCTCTCAACAGATTGAGTAGTTTGAAAACGAGAGCCAAGCTAGCAACACTTTCAAAATGATACAAACCAAAGACTCTAGTTTGACCTTCTGCGATTTGTATATTGACAAAAAACCTCCACATTGATGAAGTGATGTATGAGGACCATGAACTGCTGCTCTTGCATGGCATCACGTTTTCAACATGTTAACATTTGTTTAGCATATCTTAGTGGCCTTTATAGAAGGTCTGGGTCTTACACTGCTGCAGTTTCAAGGCCATGTAATCTGGTGGTCTGTCCAAGGGACATTCTTTTAAGGAAATTTATGAGCTAAAATGATTGAAAATTTATGATGAAGAAACAACTGCACAGCTTCCAAAAGAACAGAATCTTTTACCTTGAGAAGGAGATGTGTTTTCCAAGTTGGCTACCTACTGTCATCATGAAAAGAACTGAAACGTCTAATAGGGAAACAAACAAATGGAGAGGTAGATATTTGATGTATTTTCAGCAGCAAGTACTGTATGTTCTTATACGGGTGTTAATGCATGCTTTGACCAACCACACACTTTTTAAAGATATTTGTTTATGATTTGATGGTCACAGTTTTTGTATGACATTCTTTTGGACGGGGTTCCAAAGAAAATGTGCCATAAAGACATAAAAGTTATAAAAGTCAGCTAGAAGTACACTAAGTTTTTGTAGCCTTCTCATTAGGAAAGGGATATTTTTAAAGGAGCAAAAAGAGAAGAGACATTATGGAAAGACTTGAGCGGGAGACATACAATGTcacaaatattttgttaaaaaagaaTTGCCATGTTTTAGTCCATTATAGGTCCAGGATActattttcataattattaaccctacagttattttaaatacacaaaaGCCCTATATCAGatacaaaaaaactataaaaccaGTACAAAACATAACAGTGCAAGGGTCACATGCAAAATGAACCATAAATAACCATTGTTAATTAAGTTAGAAAagcattattttacagttttaagtCA
The sequence above is a segment of the Carassius carassius chromosome 9, fCarCar2.1, whole genome shotgun sequence genome. Coding sequences within it:
- the LOC132149257 gene encoding cyclin-dependent kinase 5 activator 1-like is translated as MGTVLSVSPSYRKAGLFDEIPPPLAHYTAVQNSKNAKDKGLKRQSLINVLPWKRIVAASAKRKGSKKLASGDSQDEESVGTLNSQNLKKSQSCANLSSFAQDPAVSSIPTSKTTTNVASTVKRTSITGSVGQATNAGTPKRVIVQASTSELLRSLGEFLCRRCYRLKRLSPADPVLWLRSVDRSLLLQGWQDQGFITPANVVFLYMLCREVISGEVSSERELQAELLTCLYLSYSYMGNEISYPLKPFLVETDKDAFWNRSLAIINRMSTKMLQLNSDPHYFTQVFADLKNESQKEEESKLLIGLDR